Proteins encoded together in one Ferroglobus placidus DSM 10642 window:
- a CDS encoding type IV secretory system conjugative DNA transfer family protein, protein MLNVFKKIKEKGKEGGGREENKKKGVGKGIRFSDVVKAVESKYDLFPDLRNSVGSVGRAGSEAGGGRDVGDRDVSAEVVGGVNGAGAGCGAVTVTGSGAGSEMRVVQEFGREKINLPPPNPGVQYIGVYRDNIRGIRHISVALEDRFRHMFVCGATGTGKTTTLVNMIVQDIQNGYGLCFIDPKGDAIEEVLMRIPDHRIKDVILIDPANYDKVVGLNFLELPRKNMDEGQINAMKEVVVADLVALMRQQTQIWGERFGRIFETLVRAVLDFNERVGERDQLTFLDLYVLLTDDDVRNKFAESVDDPIIREYLLKVNEMKDDVMEPVIRRLNDWVMNKVARQIVTHRKSSFDFREAIDTNKIILVRVPKGEVGETIMQLVGTTVLSKIWAAAKSRVKLRPEDRKPFFLYIDEFSNFAFEGSTFDEILSEARAFRLGLIVATQYPSQLSPKVREAVYSNCGTIIAFNAQNPADASVLIKRFPGVRVEDMLSLGLYKAMVRIMVRNQLSDPFVIQTYPPSEPLRSREGIVEVARASLERYGLERMSEMQLSDALLKIKEICSIQRKAGLIGELLEVLYVLAIKGVDVSRQTFMEECRKRGVKIDDRKYDSFIEIAADADREYIELKTDMASGRSVVVPNLDRIRQAFWVDKLGEVTDGFVDHRRLIIRAYEYFTSLGYIVEVPKRGVSLPGLDNYVPDLVLKLPPEGEERDRCYNLFKKDRILVEVEVATQRRPGMLLKKLARAYKAGYYLIYAVLGHGESAGEYISIAKHIVEVVENMRGRDGLYKTNEVARDRMGRKLWVNKHTNEEAYEKGGVLYGKDGYICTVSEASSRGWVVKRVEFDPAKEFKDSIPRYGEDCLVLIFPPEDFDFPVVRFAKGGAGYYLITVDGKKEVTQELKEMFGEGRRGGGRAGGKGGEEEEIDAEFNESIRWIEDVSED, encoded by the coding sequence ATGCTGAACGTGTTTAAAAAGATAAAGGAAAAGGGAAAAGAAGGAGGAGGGAGGGAGGAGAATAAAAAGAAGGGAGTGGGAAAAGGAATCAGGTTTAGCGATGTGGTAAAGGCTGTGGAGAGCAAGTACGATCTTTTCCCGGACCTGAGGAACAGCGTGGGCAGTGTAGGGCGCGCAGGTTCTGAGGCTGGAGGGGGCAGAGATGTTGGGGACAGAGACGTGTCTGCAGAAGTTGTGGGTGGAGTAAATGGGGCAGGTGCAGGTTGCGGGGCTGTAACCGTAACCGGATCGGGTGCAGGGTCAGAGATGAGGGTGGTGCAGGAGTTCGGCAGGGAGAAAATCAACCTTCCCCCTCCAAACCCCGGTGTGCAGTATATTGGCGTTTACAGGGACAACATAAGGGGTATTAGACACATCTCGGTCGCCCTTGAGGATCGCTTCCGGCACATGTTTGTGTGCGGTGCAACCGGGACGGGAAAAACAACGACCCTTGTGAACATGATCGTGCAGGACATCCAGAACGGCTACGGCTTGTGCTTCATCGATCCCAAGGGTGATGCCATTGAGGAGGTTTTGATGAGGATTCCCGACCACAGGATTAAGGACGTTATACTCATCGATCCGGCAAACTACGACAAGGTTGTCGGGTTGAACTTTCTGGAGCTCCCCAGAAAGAACATGGATGAGGGACAGATCAATGCGATGAAGGAGGTTGTTGTTGCAGATCTTGTTGCGTTGATGAGGCAGCAAACGCAGATATGGGGTGAGCGATTCGGAAGAATTTTTGAGACTCTTGTAAGGGCAGTGCTGGACTTCAACGAGAGGGTTGGTGAGAGGGATCAGCTAACCTTCCTCGACCTCTACGTTCTTCTCACAGATGATGATGTGAGGAACAAGTTTGCTGAGAGCGTTGATGACCCCATAATAAGGGAGTACCTGCTCAAGGTCAATGAGATGAAGGATGATGTGATGGAGCCCGTTATAAGGCGTTTGAACGACTGGGTGATGAACAAGGTGGCAAGGCAGATTGTGACCCACAGAAAATCCTCCTTCGACTTCAGGGAGGCGATAGACACGAACAAGATAATCCTCGTAAGGGTTCCGAAGGGAGAGGTTGGAGAAACGATAATGCAGCTTGTGGGAACCACTGTCCTGTCAAAGATATGGGCTGCTGCGAAGTCGAGGGTGAAGCTTAGACCTGAAGACAGAAAGCCCTTCTTCCTCTACATTGACGAGTTCTCAAACTTTGCTTTCGAGGGCTCCACCTTTGACGAGATTCTCTCTGAGGCAAGGGCATTCAGGCTTGGTTTGATTGTTGCAACCCAGTACCCGTCGCAGCTCTCTCCAAAGGTGAGAGAGGCTGTGTATTCAAACTGCGGAACAATAATAGCCTTCAACGCGCAGAACCCCGCAGATGCATCCGTACTCATCAAAAGATTTCCGGGTGTGAGGGTGGAGGACATGCTGTCTCTTGGTCTGTATAAAGCAATGGTGCGCATTATGGTGAGAAATCAGCTGTCAGACCCGTTTGTAATTCAAACCTATCCTCCATCAGAGCCTTTGAGGAGCAGAGAGGGGATAGTGGAGGTTGCAAGGGCCTCGCTTGAAAGATACGGGCTTGAGAGGATGAGCGAGATGCAGCTTTCAGATGCTCTGCTTAAGATAAAGGAGATCTGCTCAATCCAGCGCAAGGCCGGGTTAATTGGGGAGCTGCTTGAGGTTCTGTATGTGCTGGCGATAAAGGGGGTTGATGTCAGCAGGCAGACGTTCATGGAGGAGTGCAGGAAGAGGGGGGTTAAGATTGATGACAGGAAGTACGACAGCTTCATAGAGATAGCTGCGGATGCGGACAGAGAATACATTGAGCTGAAAACGGATATGGCTTCCGGGAGAAGCGTGGTTGTGCCAAATCTTGACAGGATCAGGCAGGCCTTCTGGGTGGATAAGTTGGGGGAGGTGACGGATGGATTTGTTGACCACAGAAGGCTGATCATCAGAGCCTACGAGTACTTCACGTCTCTCGGCTACATTGTAGAGGTTCCGAAGCGTGGTGTTTCTCTGCCCGGGTTGGACAACTACGTTCCAGATCTTGTACTGAAACTCCCGCCAGAGGGAGAGGAGAGGGATAGATGCTACAATCTCTTTAAAAAGGACAGGATCCTGGTTGAGGTGGAGGTGGCAACGCAGAGAAGGCCGGGGATGCTGCTGAAGAAGCTTGCAAGAGCCTACAAGGCAGGATACTACCTGATCTACGCTGTTCTCGGGCATGGAGAGAGTGCTGGGGAATACATCTCAATTGCAAAGCACATTGTAGAGGTTGTTGAGAACATGAGGGGGAGGGACGGGCTTTACAAGACGAATGAGGTTGCGAGGGACCGCATGGGCAGGAAGCTGTGGGTCAACAAGCATACGAATGAGGAGGCGTATGAGAAGGGAGGGGTGCTTTACGGCAAAGACGGTTACATCTGCACTGTCAGTGAGGCAAGCAGCAGGGGGTGGGTTGTGAAGAGGGTCGAGTTCGACCCCGCAAAGGAGTTCAAGGACAGCATACCGAGGTATGGGGAGGACTGCCTGGTTCTGATATTCCCTCCGGAGGACTTCGACTTCCCCGTTGTCAGGTTTGCAAAGGGAGGGGCTGGATATTACCTCATAACCGTGGACGGGAAAAAGGAGGTCACGCAGGAGCTCAAGGAGATGTTTGGAGAGGGCAGGAGAGGAGGTGGGAGAGCTGGAGGAAAAGGAGGGGAAGAGGAGGAGATTGATGCTGAGTTTAATGAGAGCATCCGCTGGATTGAGGATGTGAGCGAGGATTAG
- a CDS encoding VirB4 family type IV secretion system protein, which produces MFKGKKKGKDKGKGKDKGKGEKQAGLPAKILTRSGHKEEVDRSIIAPELVAVEKGYLTLNGKVVIPAQVTAYPAKVYEGWIADEFVWKPYLLDFVQFVEPMDETRIVNELNRRITQLEAKLQEMREKGRTDTTSLEHELEYLYSYRERLVSRQTKLYTLSTYFYILADDKNAAEDYFADFNKRMKAKGCQLKRIRYRMLEAFKTLLPEGKDYLSRKVLVDSEAAASCFPFVFPTLMHESGVLYGYDVATKSPIIVDRFKFAGHNEIVVGKIGSGKSFFAKLEVARWVLNDPEVRIFLVDPLAGFKDLAAVLGAQRVVVGKNVMNPLDIFVPEGETPQSVLKDKLMSLLEFFSTFFEEEVGSPLDKAESGVLRKAIIKAYVDKKFRDVIIDDVIEKIDQVPVGEEERRAAERIKSAMSAFTAELSMFNGRTDVNIRNRVVYFDFSAVEGVEKSPLPLHAVLTWIGSRERAEKGKKMVVVDEAHYFMAYRQIRKFLEREVRHSRHHKTGYTLVTQGYDEFIRFEEGRTIISNADIHVIFRLEAIPEEVKRILDIPASGEGFVKEAAQGKTAGYSSALLITPAGIYHMNVIANPVEKAYLEASGRGV; this is translated from the coding sequence ATGTTCAAAGGCAAGAAGAAAGGCAAGGATAAGGGCAAAGGCAAGGACAAGGGCAAGGGGGAGAAGCAGGCCGGTCTGCCCGCAAAAATCCTCACTCGGTCAGGCCACAAGGAGGAGGTGGACCGCTCTATAATAGCCCCTGAGCTTGTTGCCGTAGAGAAGGGATATTTAACCCTGAACGGAAAGGTTGTGATCCCGGCCCAGGTCACCGCCTACCCGGCAAAGGTTTACGAGGGGTGGATTGCTGATGAGTTTGTCTGGAAGCCGTACCTGCTTGACTTTGTCCAGTTTGTAGAACCCATGGATGAAACGAGGATTGTGAACGAGCTTAACAGGCGCATAACCCAGCTGGAGGCAAAGCTGCAGGAGATGAGGGAGAAGGGTAGAACTGACACGACATCTCTGGAGCACGAGCTTGAATACCTATACAGCTACAGGGAAAGGCTTGTGTCAAGGCAGACAAAGCTTTACACCTTAAGCACTTACTTCTACATCCTTGCTGATGACAAGAATGCTGCTGAGGATTACTTTGCAGACTTCAACAAGAGGATGAAGGCAAAGGGGTGTCAGCTGAAGAGAATAAGGTACAGGATGCTCGAAGCCTTCAAAACACTTTTACCTGAGGGAAAGGATTATCTCAGCAGGAAGGTGCTGGTGGACAGCGAGGCCGCTGCGTCCTGCTTCCCCTTCGTCTTCCCCACCCTCATGCACGAGAGTGGAGTGCTGTACGGCTATGATGTTGCAACAAAGTCACCGATCATAGTTGACAGGTTCAAATTTGCAGGACACAACGAGATCGTTGTCGGAAAAATAGGGAGTGGAAAATCCTTCTTCGCAAAGCTTGAGGTTGCGAGGTGGGTGCTGAATGATCCTGAGGTAAGGATCTTCCTTGTCGATCCGCTTGCAGGCTTCAAGGATCTCGCTGCCGTGCTCGGGGCCCAGAGGGTTGTGGTTGGCAAGAACGTCATGAACCCCCTCGACATCTTCGTCCCGGAAGGCGAGACACCTCAGTCGGTGCTGAAGGACAAGCTGATGTCTCTCCTTGAGTTCTTCTCAACATTCTTTGAGGAAGAAGTTGGTAGCCCGCTGGACAAGGCCGAATCTGGAGTGCTGAGGAAGGCAATAATCAAGGCCTACGTGGATAAGAAGTTCAGGGATGTGATTATAGACGACGTCATCGAGAAGATCGACCAGGTTCCCGTGGGTGAGGAAGAAAGGAGGGCTGCTGAGAGAATAAAGTCCGCAATGAGCGCCTTTACAGCTGAATTAAGCATGTTCAACGGGCGAACGGATGTCAATATCAGAAACAGGGTTGTTTACTTCGACTTCTCAGCAGTGGAGGGTGTTGAGAAGAGCCCTCTACCTCTGCATGCAGTTTTGACGTGGATTGGATCGAGAGAGAGGGCTGAGAAGGGTAAGAAGATGGTGGTGGTGGATGAGGCCCACTACTTCATGGCCTACAGGCAGATCAGAAAGTTTCTTGAGAGAGAGGTGAGGCACTCAAGGCACCACAAAACAGGCTACACTCTCGTCACACAGGGATATGACGAGTTCATCAGATTTGAGGAGGGGAGGACGATAATCTCCAATGCAGACATACACGTCATCTTCAGGCTGGAGGCGATACCGGAAGAGGTTAAGAGGATACTGGACATCCCGGCATCTGGGGAGGGGTTTGTGAAGGAAGCTGCACAGGGAAAAACTGCGGGCTACTCCTCTGCTCTGCTCATCACTCCAGCCGGCATTTACCACATGAACGTTATAGCTAATCCTGTGGAGAAGGCCTATCTTGAGGCTTCAGGGAGAGGTGTGTAG
- a CDS encoding conjugal transfer protein TraC: MFPLYEARFAARKKAVYAHELDTTKYLPSTDFVDGWVMRMKDGYGAIIEVQPVNFFYSTPADQRAFLDSFKSTLDSLDFPIQILSIAAEFNAGRYLNRLMLRLKDEDIAANPILSELAHAYLAGLDEDVRTAIMRRYFVVVTVPKKTEEVAIGELKRRVETVASGLRRGGIPAKLLEREDILALYELIANRTTMPKNYNSAKVVVGG; the protein is encoded by the coding sequence ATGTTTCCTTTATATGAGGCGAGGTTTGCAGCAAGGAAGAAAGCTGTGTACGCCCACGAGCTCGACACAACAAAATACCTTCCCTCCACAGACTTCGTTGATGGATGGGTAATGAGGATGAAGGATGGGTATGGAGCCATAATAGAGGTTCAGCCGGTAAACTTCTTCTACTCAACACCTGCAGATCAGAGAGCCTTCCTCGACTCTTTCAAATCAACCCTTGACAGCCTCGACTTTCCAATTCAGATCCTGAGCATAGCTGCAGAATTTAATGCTGGAAGGTATCTAAACAGGCTCATGCTGAGGCTGAAGGACGAGGATATTGCCGCAAACCCCATTCTGAGTGAGCTTGCGCATGCGTACCTTGCAGGGCTTGATGAGGATGTGAGGACAGCGATCATGAGGAGGTACTTTGTGGTTGTAACAGTCCCGAAGAAAACGGAGGAGGTGGCGATAGGGGAGCTGAAGAGGAGGGTTGAGACTGTTGCATCGGGCCTGAGGAGAGGTGGTATTCCTGCCAAGCTTCTTGAGAGAGAGGACATTCTGGCCCTCTACGAGCTGATTGCAAACAGAACAACCATGCCCAAAAACTACAACTCAGCGAAGGTTGTTGTGGGTGGTTAG
- a CDS encoding thioredoxin family protein: MYFFYSHYCPHCREVMPYVEDVAKKVEKNGVSVTFCSVDETMPQSCKRVAKDIHLSAVPTAVVYSNGSKTLLVGSDEVRTLGKVLGVEQ; the protein is encoded by the coding sequence GTGTACTTCTTCTACTCCCACTACTGCCCCCACTGCAGAGAGGTGATGCCATACGTTGAGGACGTTGCGAAAAAGGTTGAAAAAAATGGTGTGAGTGTAACCTTCTGCAGTGTGGACGAAACCATGCCACAGAGCTGTAAGAGGGTTGCCAAAGATATTCATCTGTCTGCTGTGCCCACAGCTGTTGTTTACAGTAATGGGAGTAAAACGCTGCTTGTTGGGAGTGATGAAGTCAGAACGCTCGGGAAGGTGCTTGGAGTCGAACAATGA
- a CDS encoding A24 family peptidase C-terminal domain-containing protein: protein MVLALTFPFYPELTPPAPPLPILNKGFGIFTLTVLTNSLIATPFIMIVFVLRNLKEGFSAFKEHPVGFLMGYRVEVSNFPRFHYLLQVVRGGEVVNLRRGIDPDPAQLEALRKAGCQRVWVTPQIPFLVFITAGFVLAIFFGDLLVFLSSLLWDLL, encoded by the coding sequence ATGGTCCTCGCATTAACCTTCCCCTTCTATCCTGAACTGACACCACCAGCACCACCGCTACCCATTCTCAATAAAGGATTCGGAATTTTTACCCTCACAGTCCTCACGAACTCCCTCATCGCAACACCGTTTATAATGATTGTATTTGTCCTCAGAAACTTAAAAGAGGGATTTTCAGCCTTTAAGGAGCATCCTGTTGGATTTCTGATGGGTTATCGTGTGGAAGTTTCAAACTTCCCCAGATTTCACTACCTTCTCCAGGTGGTGAGGGGTGGAGAGGTTGTGAATCTCAGAAGAGGGATAGACCCAGATCCTGCTCAGCTTGAAGCGCTCAGAAAGGCAGGATGTCAGAGGGTGTGGGTAACTCCGCAGATACCATTTCTTGTGTTCATAACAGCAGGATTTGTTCTCGCCATCTTTTTCGGGGATCTGCTGGTTTTCCTGAGCTCGCTGTTATGGGATCTGCTATGA
- a CDS encoding A24 family peptidase codes for MQPLTLVYLLKLSIATTFLVYSSFLDLKERRVPNRVWKWMLITLSPLTIAEANTNQLIFGAAGSAYMVFLAYLFYRIGAWGALMQRQLWSSH; via the coding sequence ATGCAGCCCCTGACCCTTGTCTATCTGCTTAAACTCTCAATTGCAACCACCTTCCTCGTCTATTCCTCCTTTCTTGATCTGAAGGAGAGAAGGGTTCCGAACAGAGTCTGGAAGTGGATGCTTATCACCCTCTCCCCCCTCACAATAGCGGAGGCAAATACAAATCAGCTAATTTTCGGTGCTGCTGGATCCGCTTATATGGTCTTTCTGGCCTACCTTTTCTACCGTATCGGTGCGTGGGGGGCGCTGATGCAAAGGCAGTTATGGTCCTCGCATTAA
- a CDS encoding type IV pilin, with translation MGFVKDERGISQIVVVALLIAVAVVGVAVVAAFMGGLMNFNKPPSAQFKVVDYPDPLSANTYAFVVRHLGGDRILFSDIILTVYDSNHTLLYSEDVATANGVNVTLDQLSATGYNKNFFEGGEEIIAKNTVLGSNPSAGTYEVVLYYKPTMQPMVDQNVMIS, from the coding sequence GTGGGGTTTGTGAAGGACGAGAGGGGTATAAGCCAGATAGTAGTGGTGGCCCTGCTAATAGCAGTGGCCGTTGTTGGAGTGGCGGTGGTTGCGGCGTTTATGGGAGGTCTGATGAACTTCAACAAGCCACCAAGCGCCCAGTTCAAAGTCGTAGACTATCCAGATCCTCTTAGCGCGAACACCTATGCGTTCGTTGTGAGGCACCTCGGTGGGGACAGAATTTTGTTCTCAGACATAATTCTCACAGTGTATGACAGTAACCACACCCTGCTGTACAGCGAGGATGTTGCCACGGCCAACGGTGTTAACGTCACACTAGACCAGCTCTCTGCTACCGGATACAACAAAAACTTCTTCGAGGGCGGTGAAGAGATAATTGCAAAGAACACTGTACTTGGTAGCAATCCCTCTGCAGGAACATACGAGGTCGTGCTGTACTACAAGCCCACAATGCAGCCAATGGTCGACCAGAACGTCATGATAAGCTAA
- a CDS encoding thioredoxin family protein — protein sequence MGLLDKLFGREQDEEDAGPFDVESFSELNRYLKDNRCVVVEFWMRGCSPCKAMDAIVKRLAKEYRGKVMFLKSHFRTEIADKYKVKSVPTFLLFVDGKVRKKKRGAMSYEAFKNWMSGCVR from the coding sequence ATGGGTCTTCTGGATAAACTTTTCGGAAGAGAACAAGATGAGGAGGATGCTGGGCCCTTTGATGTGGAAAGCTTTTCGGAGCTTAACAGATATCTGAAGGATAACAGATGCGTGGTCGTGGAGTTCTGGATGAGAGGTTGTTCTCCTTGCAAAGCAATGGATGCAATTGTGAAGAGGCTTGCTAAAGAATACAGGGGAAAGGTGATGTTTCTTAAATCACACTTCCGCACAGAAATTGCGGATAAATACAAGGTGAAGAGTGTACCAACATTTCTGCTGTTTGTAGATGGGAAAGTGAGAAAGAAGAAGAGGGGAGCGATGAGCTATGAGGCTTTCAAGAACTGGATGTCTGGGTGCGTTCGCTGA
- a CDS encoding tyrosine-type recombinase/integrase translates to MDPDQDQGQDQNPPWQWRQQDQNPPAITSYRDLLKISSVLRWYRNLARGSPATADLYLKRLAKFCRDTDIDPEMLLDMEDSRLRDVLMDYITSLEDKSGSYAISFVKVLKSWFRFHNRPFNVHIRIKDVHRTRVSETERVPSKKELRKVLWKADLRVRAAIALIAFAGVRLGVLGDYRGEDGLRIGDVPELRIGDRVEFINTPAMVVVRSSLSKAGHQYFTFLCEEGCEYLQDYLSMRLRKGEKLTPSSPLISGRAGTSFLRTASISNAVRKAIRIAGFDWRPYVLRHYFDTYMLMAEAAGIIPEDYRVFWMGHKGDIEHQYTTNKNRLPESLVEDMRLKYERAAMFFLQTRTAEGGDEGVEPKQKAVRPEEIDSYLEAGWVYVATLPDGRVIVGKGNSP, encoded by the coding sequence ATGGATCCGGACCAGGATCAGGGCCAGGATCAAAACCCGCCGTGGCAGTGGCGGCAGCAGGATCAAAACCCGCCAGCTATAACAAGCTACAGAGACCTGCTGAAAATCAGCAGCGTGCTGAGATGGTACAGGAATCTGGCAAGGGGATCTCCTGCAACCGCAGACCTCTACCTGAAAAGGCTCGCAAAGTTCTGCAGGGACACAGACATAGATCCGGAAATGCTGCTGGATATGGAGGACAGCAGGCTCAGAGACGTTTTGATGGACTACATCACATCCCTTGAGGATAAGTCTGGAAGCTATGCCATATCCTTTGTGAAGGTGCTGAAGAGCTGGTTCAGATTTCACAACCGCCCCTTCAACGTCCACATCAGGATTAAGGATGTCCACAGGACAAGGGTTTCTGAGACTGAGAGGGTACCATCAAAAAAAGAGCTGAGGAAAGTGCTGTGGAAAGCCGATTTGAGGGTTAGGGCGGCGATAGCCCTCATAGCCTTTGCAGGAGTGCGCCTTGGCGTTCTTGGAGATTACAGGGGTGAGGATGGATTGAGGATTGGAGATGTTCCGGAGCTGAGGATAGGGGATAGAGTGGAGTTTATCAACACTCCTGCGATGGTTGTTGTCAGATCATCCCTCAGTAAGGCGGGGCACCAGTACTTCACATTTCTGTGTGAGGAGGGATGTGAATACTTGCAGGATTACCTCAGCATGCGGCTAAGGAAGGGGGAGAAGCTCACACCCTCCTCACCTCTGATTTCCGGGAGGGCTGGCACCAGCTTTCTTAGAACTGCAAGCATTTCCAATGCTGTAAGAAAGGCTATAAGAATTGCCGGCTTTGACTGGCGCCCCTATGTGCTGAGGCACTACTTCGACACCTACATGCTTATGGCGGAGGCAGCAGGAATAATTCCTGAAGACTACAGGGTCTTCTGGATGGGGCACAAGGGGGATATAGAGCATCAGTATACAACAAACAAGAACAGGCTGCCTGAATCACTTGTTGAGGATATGAGGCTGAAGTACGAGAGGGCAGCAATGTTCTTCCTGCAGACAAGAACAGCTGAAGGAGGAGATGAAGGTGTTGAACCGAAGCAGAAGGCTGTAAGGCCTGAAGAAATCGACTCATACCTCGAAGCTGGATGGGTGTATGTGGCAACACTGCCTGATGGGAGGGTAATTGTAGGCAAGGGGAACTCACCTTAA
- a CDS encoding DEAD/DEAH box helicase: protein MKVLADGEIRRVVEDVEKGISRLDELVALLQEEKRRFERELEEKLSQLQILNLEDDVGSLIEEFLEEPYLILPKRKDEYYVIVPKFIRFNIGWLERETKAYRIFVINRYTQWLYPLPENIKKRLKFPEVKPYKVIDGVLWTGREHQDEAWRKYRKYLLRREGEDRIKIKKGYEFELIAKLIEDGILPFIPQPVSDEDLREWDEIKLRSYQEKAWEEFLDKGAVGIFWPFGAGKSLFGVYALARIKGKKLVVVPTRTLVEQWEERIRKYIPEYASEIEVITYHSYHKVAKKEFTLTIFDEVHHLPANTFIRLATIKTKYRIGLSGSPFREDKRENYIFALTGFPVGLSWDELLEKGVVKEPVFKLYIVDSEREKLRKLRDLLEIPAKTIIFCDSIDFGKRIAREFGVPFVYGETKNRMDIIRDSEVCVVSRVGDEGISIGDVERVVEIAFLGGSRMQESQRFGRLMHSQKQEPEHIILMTEEEFEKYQKRLYAITERGFRIEVVR, encoded by the coding sequence ATGAAGGTGCTCGCTGACGGTGAAATCAGAAGGGTTGTGGAGGATGTTGAGAAGGGGATTTCAAGACTGGATGAACTTGTGGCCCTGCTGCAGGAGGAGAAAAGGCGGTTTGAGAGGGAACTTGAGGAGAAACTCAGCCAGCTCCAGATTCTAAACCTTGAGGATGATGTTGGTAGTTTGATTGAGGAGTTCCTGGAGGAACCGTATCTAATCCTGCCAAAGCGAAAGGATGAGTACTATGTCATTGTTCCAAAATTTATCCGATTCAACATCGGCTGGCTTGAGAGAGAAACAAAAGCCTACAGAATCTTTGTAATTAACCGATACACCCAGTGGCTCTACCCACTCCCTGAAAACATCAAAAAGAGGCTGAAGTTTCCGGAAGTTAAGCCTTACAAGGTTATCGACGGTGTTCTGTGGACGGGCAGGGAGCATCAGGATGAGGCGTGGAGGAAATACAGGAAGTATCTGCTGAGGAGAGAGGGCGAGGACAGGATAAAGATAAAGAAAGGATACGAATTCGAGCTGATAGCAAAGCTGATCGAGGACGGCATCCTTCCGTTTATCCCGCAGCCGGTCAGTGATGAGGATTTAAGGGAGTGGGATGAAATCAAGCTGAGATCATATCAGGAAAAGGCCTGGGAAGAGTTCCTGGATAAGGGGGCTGTGGGAATATTTTGGCCATTCGGAGCGGGCAAGTCCCTGTTCGGTGTTTATGCTCTTGCGAGGATTAAGGGCAAAAAGCTTGTTGTAGTGCCAACAAGAACACTTGTAGAGCAGTGGGAAGAGAGGATAAGGAAGTACATCCCTGAGTATGCCAGCGAAATAGAGGTCATAACCTACCACTCATACCACAAAGTTGCAAAAAAGGAGTTTACGCTGACAATTTTTGATGAAGTGCACCATCTCCCAGCCAACACCTTCATAAGGCTTGCAACGATTAAAACGAAATACAGAATCGGGCTTAGCGGAAGCCCTTTCAGAGAAGACAAAAGGGAGAACTACATTTTCGCCCTTACAGGCTTTCCAGTCGGCTTATCGTGGGATGAGTTGCTGGAGAAAGGAGTTGTTAAAGAACCGGTGTTCAAGCTGTACATTGTAGACAGTGAGAGAGAGAAGCTGAGGAAGCTCAGGGATCTGTTGGAAATTCCTGCAAAAACGATCATCTTCTGCGACAGCATCGATTTCGGCAAGAGGATTGCAAGGGAGTTCGGCGTTCCATTCGTTTATGGCGAGACAAAGAACAGGATGGATATCATAAGAGATTCTGAGGTTTGTGTGGTTTCAAGGGTTGGTGATGAAGGTATCAGCATAGGAGATGTGGAGAGAGTGGTGGAGATTGCATTTCTTGGAGGCAGCAGAATGCAGGAGAGCCAGCGTTTCGGAAGACTCATGCACTCTCAAAAGCAGGAGCCAGAGCACATAATTCTGATGACTGAAGAGGAGTTTGAGAAGTACCAGAAGAGGCTTTACGCCATTACAGAGCGCGGGTTCAGGATTGAGGTTGTGAGGTAG